The Oenanthe melanoleuca isolate GR-GAL-2019-014 chromosome 1A, OMel1.0, whole genome shotgun sequence genome contains a region encoding:
- the LOC130248410 gene encoding forkhead box protein E3-like, whose product MSEDSSENSEGSLDICTAGEEEEEAKLAQRIAPRIPSSHIHDKKHLPVTVDERKFLDKPPLSYIALIAKAILSSPTNKLNLAAIYKYIEDNFPFYRNKGRGWRNSVRHNLSLNDCFIKVGRCEDGKGNYWSIHPSNLNDFVHGDFRQHRRSRKRGRQKEAEHCLAVNYFMPWGHHPSCPAPGWLYHTHYFLDPLWKLLCADRLQFVHEYQNVSSDLIMGKFSPQVQTDKPQGTSGDWFYGSPATSVMQQNIFLNIQPGFPNSLLAFSQKQDQGEAFRHMCKY is encoded by the coding sequence ATGAGTGAAGACTCTTCTGAAAACAGTGAAGGAAGTCTAGACATCTGTACagcaggagaagaagaagaagaagcaaaacTGGCTCAAAGGATTGCACCCCGAATTCCCAGCTCTCACATCCATGACAAAAAGCATCTTCCTGTGACTGTGgatgaaagaaaatttctggATAAGCCACCTCTGTCATACATAGCTTTGATTGCAAAGGCAATACTTTCTTCTCCCACAAATAAACTGAACTTAGCTGCTATCTACAAATACATTGaagataattttcctttttacagGAACAAAGGTCGAGGTTGGAGGAACAGTGTAAGGCACAACCTCTCACTAAATGACTGTTTCATCAAGGTGGGAAGGTGCGAGGATGGCAAAGGAAACTACTGGAGTATTCACCCATCAAACTTGAATGACTTTGTTCACGGGGACTTCAGGCAGCATCGGAGGTCACGAAAGCGAGGGCGCCAAAAGGAGGCAGAGCACTGCCTTGCTGTGAATTATTTCATGCCATGGGGACACCATccttcctgcccagcaccaggtTGGCTTTACCACACACATTATTTTCTGGATCCACTGTGGAAACTTCTGTGTGCTGACAGACTGCAGTTTGTGCATGAATACCAAAATGTAAGCAGTGATTTAATAATGGGGAAGTTTTCACCTCAAGTACAGACTGATAAACCCCAAGGCACTTCTGGGGACTGGTTTTATGGATCTCCTGCCACTTCAGTTATGCAGcagaatattttcctaaatattCAACCAGGTTTCCCTAACTCCCTCTTAGCCTTTTCTCAAAAACAGGACCAAGGTGAAGCATTCAGACACATGTGTAAGTACTAG
- the PPP1R3A gene encoding protein phosphatase 1 regulatory subunit 3A: protein MESFEGPSQVNRANLLQVPTGNDFTSEDEDVNTDIKLRYSPRPRRRNSSASEEEEADTPTNISRKVSFADAFGFDLVSVKEFNIWEFPNTGEENYTEDEVFPQDEYFFSPQFTLPASQEELLQKVREQKVMLESALLLPGVTCMSGIVRVLNVSFEKQVYVRMTLDNWLSYYDILAEFMPNSCGGETDQFCFKISLAPPFQKDGIKVEFCIRYETSVGTFWANNDDKNYTLICHKKETVPKVDNKPQKEVTDRCLKGCLKTTQSRKEEILATSDDGTWNNSRTSDTNIPEIVYSQAEDKDTKLANENIKEKNAEYNQGDHKDDEKELELLLNQHFTGARGTSSRDERNLYTTEPINFPSETEGLVKKLTCIERSSDLHPVSISSSSENTSHAIGEELKDKAKYSVKDYNNQLPGKEVTAGSVNSYEWSLEHTGTSESLLSAKHFPLTKQDEAFNTMATGSSRQGERHTDISKGEIDSASGSKMMERLFTSEHAAGTSKGACETRPETILPEHDESMQLKACTARTLDGNANPALEHQAPQMSLQTLDSLLSDADKNEGKIKMIESKVQVHLRGDLCAGTFAHAGVSTDSTQRKGVGEMSEKNTDLGKQMKVIEVADLASIGEEEASKLFKSHRKHSAKALNPAESSKQAPRATGVGERQPEDTQEHSGFRRVKGRQKTDNTAFAEQRWQETGSEVQWRVSGSMEPQTGTSTKELFTCQEAESCEKTSVSEQGITEKAEEGTAYIIKTTSESAPEKMPGSEKAVIAKLPRETALSDRPTEEKETAFDTHEGRNDGSHYALCQLNTVGVLCDTGFEKESVLGIYNACVHETLQGETKSVCSSREKCAKAQADNILPAGEAVKTSATGNLQEGLCSEVPKSPLGTQKHLYHEQAEKLYREESHGDTLSCLCSKAETKMPPSGTNTVPSYHYKSSSVASSEGPTVERGTEHLYRYLESKVIDKAAAESGYSLNLKHDISGEERGRNVGQLFHQAELQKEKSWRPEVLISKSTKENGGTDSQAEHLITEEKTRNWLEDSQKESQHASDSADISNQKSEALKLPSESLGLKHTAFKIFYFFLFLLFAATLYHYDLMVCLALYLFSLYWLYHEGRRNKESIKKE, encoded by the exons ATGGAGTCTTTTGAAGGACCCAGTCAGGTTAACAGGGCTAACTTATTACAAGTCCCCACTGGAAATGATTTCACTTCAGAGGATGAAGATGTTAACACTGACATTAAACTTCGTTACTCCCCACGTCCCCGAAGACGGAATTCTTCAGCttcagaggaagaggaggcagatACTCCCACCAACATCTCAAGAAAAGTTTCATTTGCTGATGCCTTTGGGTTTGATCTTGTGTCTGTTAAGGAGTTCAACATCTGGGAATTTCCTAatacaggagaagaaaattataCAGAAGATGAAGTTTTCCCTCAGgatgaatattttttctccccacagtTTACATTGCCTGCTTCTCAAGAAGAACTTTTACAAAAAGTGCGAGAGCAAAAAGTAATGTTGGagtcagccctgctcctgcctggggttACCTGTATGAGCGGCATCGTGCGAGTCCTCAATGTATCCTTTGAAAAACAGGTCTATGTTCGAATGACACTGGATAACTGGCTCAGTTATTATGACATCCTGGCAGAGTTCATGCCCAATTCTTGTGGTGGTGAAACGGATCAGTTTTGCTTTAAGATTTCTTTGGCGCCTCCTTTCCAGAAAGATGGAATTAAGGTGGAATTCTGTATACGCTACGAGACATCGGTTGGTACCTTCTGGGCAAACAATGATGACAAAAATTACACACTAATCTGTCACAAGAAAGAAACTGTGCCCAAGGTGGATAATAAACCCCAGAAAGAGGTTACAGATAGGTGTCTTAAAGGCTGCTTAAAGACAACACAAAGCAG aaaagaagaaatattggCAACGTCTGATGATGGCACATGGAATAACTCAAGGACTTCAG ACACAAACATCCCAGAGATTGTTTATTCACAAGCAGAAGACAAAGACACCAAGCTAgctaatgaaaatataaaagagaaaaatgcagaatacaACCAGGGTGATcacaaagatgatgaaaaagAATTAGAGTTGCTG TTAAATCAGCACTTCACAGGAGCTAGAGGTACCTCTTCCAGAGATGAAAGGAATTTATATACAACAGAACCAATTAATTTTCCAAGTGAAACTGAAGGATTGGTGAAAAAGCTAACGTGTATAGAAAGAAGCAGTGACTTGCACCCTGTGTCTATCAGTTCCTCATCTGAAAACACTTCACATGCAATAGGAGAAGAATTAAAAGATAAAGCTAAGTATTCCGTAAAAGATTATAATAATCAGCTACCAGGGAAGGAAGTCACTGCTGGCTCAGTAAACAGCTATGAGTGGTCTTTGGAACATACTGGCACCAGTGAAAGCCTTTTATCAGCAAAACACTTTCCTCTGACAAAGCAGGATGAGGCTTTCAATACTATGGCCACGGGCTCAAGCCGACAAGGAGAGAGGCACACAGATATTTCAAAAGGTGAAATAGATAGTGCCTCGGGAAGTAAGATGATGGAGAGGCTATTCACCAGTGAGCATGCTGCTGGTACCTCAAAAGGGGCCTGTGAAACAAGACCAGAAACCATTTTACCAGAGCATGATGAATCCATGCAATTAAAGGCATGCACAGCAAGGACGCTGGATGGCAATGCTAATCCAGCTCTGGAGCACCAGGCACCACAAATGTCTCTCCAAACTTTGGATTCATTGTTGTCAGATGCTGacaaaaatgaaggaaaaatcaaGATGATTGAAAGCAAAGTTCAGGTACATTTAAGAGGAGATTTATGTGCCGGCACTTTTGCACATGCTGGTGTCTCAACAGATTcaacacagagaaaaggagTTGGTGAAATGTCAGAAAAGAACACTGATTTAGGGAAGCAGATGAAAGTCATTGAAGTAGCAGACTTGGCATCAATTGGTGAGGAGGAAGCTTCCAAGCTTTTCAAGTCCCACAGGAAACACAGTGCCAAAGCCCTGAacccagctgagagcagcaagcAGGCACCCAGGGCCACCGGGGTGGGTGAAAGGCAGCCTGAGGACACCCAGGAACACAGCGGATTCAGAAGGGTGAAAGGCAGACAGAAGACAGACAACACAGcctttgcagagcagaggtggCAAGAAACAGGGAGTGAGGTTCAGTGGAGAGTGAGCGGGAGCATGGAACCTCAGACTGGGACCTCCACAAAGGAGTTGTTTACCTGCCAGGAGGCAGAGAGTTGTGAAAAGACTTCTGTCTCTGAGCAGGGTATtacagagaaagcagaggaaggTACAGCTTATATAATTAAAACAACATCAGAAAGTGCTCCAGAAAAAATGCCTGGCAGTGAAAAAGCAGTAATTGCTAAGCTACCTCGAGAGACTGCACTAAGTGACAGGCccacagaggaaaaggaaacagcGTTTGATACACATGAAGGGAGAAATGATGGTTCACATTATGCTCTTTGTCAACTCAACACAGTGGGTGTATTATGTGACACTGGATTTGAAAAGGAATCAGTTTTAGGTATTTATAATGCATGCGTACATGAAACACTGCAAGGGGAAACGAAGTCTGTGTGCAGTAGCAGAGAAAAATGTGCCAAAGCACAAGCAGACAATATTCTACCTGCAGGAGAAGCAGTAAAGACTTCTGCTACGGGAAATTTGCAGGAGGGTCTATGTTCAGAAGTACCTAAAAGTCCCCTGGGCACTCAGAAGCATCTATACCATGAGCAAGCAGAAAAGCTCTACAGGGAAGAAAGCCACGGTGATACACTTTCCTGTTTATGTTCtaaagctgaaacaaaaatgCCACCTTCTGGTACAAATACTGTGCCTAGCTACCATTATAAAAGCTCTTCAGTGGCATCTTCAGAAGGGCCCACTGTGGAACGAGGCACGGAGCACCTGTACAGATACCTGGAATCCAAAGTCATTGACAAGGCTGCTGCTGAGTCAGGGTACAGTTTAAATCTAAAACATGACATTTctggagaagaaagaggaaggaatgTAGGTCAACTTTTCCATCAAGCAGAGCTCCAAAAAGAGAAGTCGTGGAGGCCAGAGGTTTTAATTAGTAAGTCTACCAAAGAAAATGGAGGAACAGACTCTCAAGCTGAACATTTAATAACTGAggagaaaacaagaaactgGCTTGAGGACTCGCAGAAAGAAAGCCAACATGCTTCTGATTCTGCAGATATTTCTAACCAGAAGAGTGAAGCACTTAAGTTACCCAGTGAGTCTCTAGGTTTGAAACATactgctttcaaaatattttatttcttcttgtttcttctATTTGCTGCAACACTCTATCATTATGATTTGATGGTCTGCCTTGCACTCTACCTGTTCTCCTTGTATTGGCTATACCatgaaggaagaagaaacaagGAGTCTATCAAGAAGGAATAA